A stretch of DNA from Anaerotignum faecicola:
TTTTACAAGTGTAATAAACTTGTCGGCCTGTTTTGCCGCAGATTCCCGAAACTCACGGCAGCCGATCACCGATAACTGCTCTCTGGGAGGCATCAGACGGCCTTCTGCCTGCAGCTTATGAAGCTTCAGCGCGGCCTTGATTCCGAGAATCCGGTGAAGCGCATCGCTCAGCCTCTCCTCTGTAATCACGCCGTTTCTGTAG
This window harbors:
- a CDS encoding glycosyl hydrolase, translating into YRNGVITEERLSDALHRILGIKAALKLHKLQAEGRLMPPREQLSVIGCREFRESAAKQADKFITLVKDTKHYLPLTLEKYKRVKLVFIGGEGTVVAGKLQSDDSAPVKEMVIRKLTEAGFTVDGETPAV